The DNA segment GACAACattattccgtgcgcttgcggatttatctgtgatcgAAAGAAATACCAACATCTATCAAGGATTTTGCAAGTGTTTTATCTGTTTGTGTCTTATGATTTGATTTTGGATCTTGCAAGTGTTTGATGCCAAGTTTCTAATTGAGGTGTTTTATGATTGAGATTGGAGAGGTAGATGACTGATTAGATAAGAAGAGTTGGGTCTTTTGTGACTCTTGTTTTTCTTCTAGGAAGAATTAGTCTGAAATATAATGATTTGGGTTACATGGATATATTACTTGTTTAAGGCTGTAGCTGGGCaccatttttgttttatttttttggctagAGTTTTCACATCTGTGACGGGTCGTAAGTtactttttacttttctttttgtccGGGGTTATACTCAGCAATGATGGACCACAACTTATGAACCGATTAAGATAGTGGCACTTGTGACGGGTTCTATACTAAGCATGTCACATGGGTTAGTCAACATTGACGGGTCTTCACCCGTCAGAGATGAGTAGAGTAATCACTGTCTACTCATCTCTGACTAGGGCCAAACCTGTCATAGGTGACCTGATCCAGTGTAGTGTTTACTTATAAATTTATATGATGATTATATGGAAACCTTGGCATGGCTATTTATTAGAAAATGGGACTATGTAAAAAACTACCGCAAGTTTTTGAGTACAAAATTttcgaatatatatatatagtatagttGTAATATAATTCCACCATAACTATATTATAACTCTAATTTAACttgtatataattattttaaatatatatatgactttGTAGTTAAGTTATATATAGATTATAatgtagttacagtgtaattatattataattataatgtatttttttaaaagaaaacgtGACTTTTTTTATCCCTTAGACGATATTCTCTCCATTAGAAAAACGAATTTAAGGCTGGATGTGATACAttatagtacaacaaatctggacaaatgtatgtttagattcatagtaGTAGAATATGTCACGTCTAATACTATGTTAGTTTTTACAGGACAGAGGGAGTGTACCTTATTTAGCTATAGACTGTTCTAGATAACTAAGGGTCTAATCattaacttaaaaataaatatttactagATAAAACATCACGTTCTGATACTAAGTAAACATGAGGTAGAAAATGAATTTGCTTGGTAGAGCTAAACAATTTGATTTCGTgtgcttcaaaatatttatgtagTCTGAAGATGAGAGATAACAGATCAATGATAGAAATGCTAAAAGTAGCTTAGGTGATGCAGTAAAACAAAGCTAGATGAGATGATGTGCATGGCTTCTTGAGAACTCTAGTATGGCAAAACATGGATAATTGACATAATTTGTGTACTTCAATTGTGCatatttttttgacagaggAGAATGATTTATTTAGATAATAATGTACttaactttaattaataatggctgCATcgagagaaataaaattatctgAAAAATAAAGATGCCTCTTAAAATTAAGATATTTATGTGGTAGCTGCTTAAAAGACAATTTGGTTAGGAGGAATTGGCATGGTATTGAAATGTTGTTTGTGCATCAAAAATTATCCATCATTTATTCTCGAAGTATCATTATGCAAAATTTCTTTGGAGAGCGCTGCAATTTTCCTCTGTTTATATATTCCATGtggtatatctcatatttttaagaATTGACTTGTGGGGGttgataaaaaaaccaataaaCTTATTCATGTCGGAGCCTCCTTTATATGTTGCGCTCTATGGTTGAGCAGGAATATTATGGTTTTTGAGAAATCACCATTTGTATCTTATACTGAGGTTCTTATGAGGACAGCATACTAGCTCCGATCGTAGACTCAACTACTAAAGTATGATGAAGACATCAAGCTAGCAAAAGTTGCATGTCGTAATCTTGAGTCAACGGTTATGCAGCTTTTCGTCAAATTCGTATGAAgattcacaaaatcacaaatagAATCCAATAATCATGTggtatttttcttgtgttgGCGCTTAGTAGTTTGTGTGTGCTCCTATTTTTTTAGGTGTGTGTTGAGGTCAGTTTATGTTTGGTTGAATAGGTGTAATAAACTAATAATTGTGACTGTAGCTTCTTCAGCAAAGGTCAGGTCAGGATTCTATTCCattatgtaaaaataaataaattttaaaatgtttaattCTAAAACATAATGGACCGTGCTTGGGCCGCGCCCTTGGCCCAGCCCAGTCCAAGTCGTAGCTCCCGTTCTTTATCCCCCCTccataggaaaaagtacacccaagatCTCTCATATACAAAATCATCGCAAAATTAAATACCGGGcatccctcaactaacaaaaccgttctctttaggtccctcggtggttttgaccccagtTTTGTTCGACGTGGTGGCTgaatcagcgtgggacccacgtgggccccacatgtcaagttgccacatcatctctctccctctctctctcttttctccgcGCTCACTCGCTGCAGGGCGGTTGGCGGGCGTGCACGGCCGCCAGGGGACGCGAAGAGGTCCCCCGCCGCGACATCGAAGTCGGGCACGGAGATGACAAGGTAGGTCGTGACGGCgaagtgggcggcggcggctgcgggggtGGGGATGAGAACGGCGGGGGAAGGGACGGGAGCGAGTTGAAGGCGGCGGGGGAgaccgcgtcggcggcgaggcgacgtAGGAGGCGGGAAACGGAAGAGGGTTATGATGAGGAGGCTTACACTTGTGGACGTGGGCGGTGGCGGGCAAGCTCTCACATTAGgaggggcgaggcgggagaggagggcgtcggcgaccCCCACACCCGCAACCACCCAGCACGCACCGCCGATGCCTGGCGGTCCCTCGCGCGTCGCCGatgcggacgacgacgacgagctctcGCACCTCCTCTCCCTGGCTGAGGCCAACCTCAACGCCCGCCACCTCCGCGCCGCGCACAAGCACGCCCCCCGCACCGCCCACCTCAACCCGGATTCCCCGCGCGGCTCGCTTCTCCTCACCGCCATCTccgtcctcgtcgccgaccaCTCCTTCCACCGCGCCACCCTCCTCCAACCCGACTCCGACTCACAAGGCTCGcacctctccccctccgccctccgccgctaCTACACATCCCTCCGCTCTGGCCCGCTCTCCTCTTCCCCCGTCATCTTCTCCACCATCAAGGAGGCCCTCCGCTGCGTCGCGGACGCTTACGCCGCGCCTGCTCTCGTGTCACTGCCTCATCGGCCTGCCTGCTCTGCCCGCCACCACGCTGCCGGCTTCGCGCCCTGTCTCACTGTCGCCCCACTtcgaccaccgccgccccgccggctTCGCGCGCCATCGTCCCACTCCGCCTGGCTGCTCCCCCGCTCTTGCCCCATTCCACATGCCTTCTCCGCTCATCTCTACTCGTCGCCGTGCTCAAGGTCGTCCTCTTCGATCTCCCCATGCTCCCAGCCGCCGCCCTTCCCTTATGCCGtgtcaccgccaccgctgcATCGCCGGCCGGCCATCAGACCTCCTTGCCCCGGTGACCTCCTCCCTACCGCCAGCCGTCCAGAGACCTAAAGagtagtgagagagagagagaggagaggaggggaaatagAGAAGAGGCTGACGTGGCttcctgacatgtgggatccacgtgggtctcacgctgactcagccgccacgtcgcataaaaccagggtcaaaaccaccgagggagctAAGGCAAACGGTTTTATTAGTCGAAGGACGtccggtatctggttttgtgattggggggtgattttgtatctcgatgacaagttgaggcaccttgggtgtacttttttccttctcgatatcgacgtcgtcgccgtctgcttcgcccaaatcgccgccgctgccgccacaccgtcGGTGGAGAAGGCCTACCGGGTTCCTGTGGCCCGACGGTGAACTTCACGGGCATGGCCGCGATGGAGCCGAAGGCGAGTTCCGGTCGATTTTTCCTCGGCGGTTGTCGGCGACGGGGGCGCAGTCCCGCCGGGGCTCGCCCCCGTTGCCATCCTTAGAGCCGTGTGAAGGGCAGCAAAGGCCCTCCACCCTAGAGCATtctctccggcggcgccgctcgtGCCGGAACGCCTTTTCCGATGAGAAGCGCCGGGACCATCAGCCAGCAGCTCAGCCGCTACGCCGCGGCGCAGGCGCTGCTCCCGGGGGCGCACCTCCACGCCAACCTCCTCAAGTCCGGCTTCCTCGCCTCACTCCGCAACCACCTCATCTCCTTCTACTCCAAGTGCCGCCGCCCCTGCTGCGCCCGcagggtgttcgacgaaatCCCTGACCCGTACCACGTCTCATGGTCATCCCTCGTCACAGCCTACTCCAACAACGGCCTGCCCCGGAGCGCAATCCAGGCCTTCCACGGCATGCGCGCGGAGGGGGTATGCTGCAATGAGTTCGCTCTCCCTGTTGTGCTCAAGTGCGTGCCGGACGCCCAGCTCGGTGCGCGGGTGCACGCCATGGCGATGGCTATGGCTACGGGGTTTGGCAGTGATGTCTTCGTGGCGAACGCGCTTGTGGCCATGTACGGTGGATTTGGCTTCATGGATGATGCGAGGAGGGTGTTCGATGAGGCCGGCAGCGAGAGGAATGCCGTCTCCTGGAATGGCCTGATGTCAGCGTATGTCAAGAATGACCAGTGCGGCGATGCCATCCAGGTGTTTGGTGAGATGGTGTGGAGTGGGATTCAGCCTACTGAATTTGGGTTCTCTTGTGTGGTGAACGCCTGCACGGGTTCCAGGAATATAGACGCTGGAAAACAAGTGCATGCTATGGTGGTACGGATGGGCTTTGAAAAGGATGTGTTCACGGCCAATGCATTGGTTGACATGTATGTGAAAATGGGGCGTGTTGATATTGCTTCTGTTATTTTTGAGAAAATGCCTGATTCGGATGTGGTCTCCTGGTCTCCTGGAATGCTTTAATTTCTGGGTGCGTACTTAATGGTCACGATCACCGTGCGATAGAGTTGTTACTGCAGATGAAGTCTTCAGGGCTGGTTCCCAACGTGTTTACGTTGTCTAGCATCCTGAAGGCttgtgctggtgctggtgcatTTGATTTGGGTCGGCAAATCCACGGGTTCATGATCAAAGCCAATGCAGATTCAGATGATTATATAGGTGTTGGTCTTGTGGATATGTATGCAAAGAACCATTTTTTGGACGATGCAATGAAGGTTTTTGATTGGATGTCCCATAGGGATTTGATTCTGTGGAATGCACTGATATCAGGTTGTTCTCATGGAGGACGACATGATGAGGCTTTCTCTATCTTTTACGTGTTGAGAAAGGAGGGTCTCGGCGTGAATAGGACAACATTGGCTGCTGTTCTCAAGTCCACAGCAAGCTTGGAGGCAGCCAGCGCCACAAGACAAGTTCATGCTCTTGCAGAGAAGATAGGTTTCATATTTGACGCTCATGTTGTCAATGGGCTTATTGATTCCTATTGGAAGTGCAGTTGTCTCAGTGATGCAATCAGAGTGTTTGAAGAATGTTCTTCTGGTGACATTATAGCTGTTACATCCATGATCACAGCACTCTCACAGTGTGACCATGGTGAGGGTGCAATAAAGCTGTTCATGGAAATGCTAAGGAAGGGGCTTGAGCCAGATCCTTTCGTGCTAAGTAGCCTACTGAATGCTTGTGCTAGCTTATCAGCTTATGAGCAAGGGAAGCAAGTCCATGCTCATCTGATCAAGCGACAGTTCATGTCAGATGCGTTTGCAGGGAATGCTCTTGTGTACACTTATGCTAAGTGTGGTAGCATAGAAGATGCAGAGTTGGCTTTCTCCAGCCTGCCAGAGAGGGGAGTTGTCTCATGGTCTGCAATGATCGGAGGGCTAGCACAGCATGGGCATGGGAAGAGAGCATTGGAATTGTTTGGCAGGATGGTTGATGAAGGCATTAATCCAAACCACATCACCATGACTAGCGTTCTCTGTGCCTGCAACCATGCAGGGCTTGTTGATGAGGCCAAGCAGTACTTCAATTCAATGAAGGAGATGTTTGGCATTGACAGGACGGAGGAACATTACTCATGTATGATTGATTTGCTTGGCCGTGCTGGTAAATTAGACGATGCAATGGAGCTTGTTAACAGCATGCCATTCCAAGCAAATGCCTCAGTTTGGGGGGCACTACTAGGAGCCTCAAGAGTCCACAAAGACCCAGAACTGGGAAAGCTGGCAGCTGAAAAGCTCTTCATCCTAGAGCCTGAGAAATCCGGTACACATGTTCTGCTTGCAAACACTTATGCATCTGCAGGCATGTGGAATGAGGTGGCTAAGGTGCGAAAGCTAATGAAAGATAGTAACATCAAGAAGGAGCCTGCCATGAGCTGGGTTGAGGTTAAGGACAAGGTGCATACTTTCATTGTTGGTGACAAGAGCCACCCGATGACAAAAGAGATATACTCAAAGCTAGATGAATTGGGAGATCTGATGAGCAAAGCTGGTTATATTCCAAATGTAGATGTTGATCTCCATGATTTAGACAGGAGTGAAAAGGAGTTACTTCTTTCTCATCATAGTGAAAGGCTGGCTGTCACATTCGCTTTGCTCAGCACTCCACCTGGAGCACCCATTAGGGTCAAGAAAAATCTGCGCATATGCAGAGATTGCCATATGGCATTTAAGTTCATTTCAAATATTGTTTCGAGGGAAATTATCATCAGAGACATAAACCGATTCCATCATTTCAGAGATGGGACATGTTCTTGTGGTGATTACTGGTAGAAACATCGGAACAGGATTTTTTGTAGCTTTTTGAGAATTGTGGTGGTCAGAAAAGTATACACACGCTCAGAGAGGCTTAAcaatttagaaaattttgtacCCACTGTAGCAACCATTTTAGACAGTTGTTGGAGTATTCAATAAGCTATGTGGTTTCTGTAGCTCAATCTACAACACACTCCACACTAAGCCAGAAAggtccaaaattttgttttttctgttgtGTTAACGAAGGAGCAGTCCTCAtgtacatgattttttaaacattcTTAATTGTTATaggatagaaaaaaatttagctatTGCAAGTTTACAACCTGGTGTCTCTTATAGTATTTACAGGGAAACGACTACCATTAGTCCTGCAGCTGAGATAACATCGTTTGATGGCCATATGCCTATTTCGTTATTTACAAGTTCGTACAAGAGCTTCACTTTTGCATCACTGCTGGAGATGGTGACAATGAGGTTATTATACTACAGGGCTCCTCTGATTCTGTTGGTATTCAACTCAGGTATTTTATTTCCATTACCCTACATGAACTTGTATTTTGTTACAGGTAACTGGTAAGGCAGTTTGCTTAAAGTACAATTTACTGTTCTTTTGGGTGATGTTGAGAAGACAGCCGCACTCAAGAACTTGGACATGATACTTCTCTCATATATGGTTGGTAAATATTTCTTGTGGTCTATGCTAAGATTGCATcatcgttttttttaaaagaaaactatCATGCAGGTGTTCCTGACTATTTACTTTTTAATCATACACACGCTGTGGCCTATTTTTTTGTGAGATTATTTCCAATATTCCATTGTACTTGTTTCTTTGAGCTATTTTCTAAACCTCTATGAATACATTAACATAAACTCTATTATGTTAATAAAGGGGAATGCTGATATTGCTTTAGTAAGCCTAAATTCATGTACTGTGGTTGCAATGAAACTGGAGCACTTGGCAAGTGTGGGCAGATAAGAGAGAAGCATAAGTTTTTAGACAGGTCACGTACTAATTTAAAATTGAGAATTGTTCCTCATTATCTTCTAGTTATTTTTTGTGTCGAACGTAAATAGCTGAAGGAAAAGGTTGACAAGTTGACAATCTTTTGTGTAATGTCAAATAGCTGGCTTGGGAAGCTATTGGGGAGTTTCTGTCCAAAAAATTGCAAGTTTGACTATTATATGGCAACCTTGGAAGGCTCTTAATTTGCGCATGTGCAACAACAATATGAAATGACTCTTAGCATTGCCACATAGGTTTTCCACTGACATGGAGAGAGATTAAGGTCGTCTCTTTACTAAACAAATGACAGGAGGCACAAAATATGATGTCAGAGAGAAAACCTTGTGGTATTGCTTAGGGACAACTAGTTGGTATAATATACTAGTGACTAGTATTTATTGTGTAGCTATTTTCAATTCTTTGTATAAGTAATAAGTTATCTCTAATATTGTGTTTTCCTGACGTAGAGGACAGTAGAAACAACTACTATCTCATCCCTGTACATGCCCTGTAGCTCTTTTACATCTTACATTTATGGACCACCATTTAAATGCATGCAAGGAGTGTTGAAGAACAAGCATGATCACTGCCATTTTCTTGTAACTAAGACTGCAGTTCTCTTGTGAAGTTGTAGCTGAGTGCCCGAGTGTTTCACATGCCATTCTATTTGTCATTCTGAAGACATTATTTTTCTGCTTTCATAATCTCATCAATTTCATGAGAAATTCTCTTCAGATGAATATTTAGCCATTGCTAGGAAGCACCTTGCAGCCTCTCTGCTCAACTGATTAactatcatttttttctttttttacttgcaagttagagcaggtacaatagcaggctataagccagctgcaaacatattttaagaagataaatgaggagagagaagagcagcaggctacagatttgtagccagctgtagcacggactctaagacgcagtgtgtgtatgataggtgggactaggtattaatagtttagtatataactattctatgaataaactattagattggctatagatgaattggagctagtagttggctatactattaaacttgctcttacagcTTCTCTGTGTTAGTGCAATTGCGATTTGTCTCATCAAGTCCTACATGATATTTGCCATCAGAATGCTTCTGCACTTGTTTCCGAAGTACGGAGAAAATAAAGAGTCACCTCTTCTTGATGAAATCCTAGTGGAAATAGCTTTTGCTTTCTATTAAACTGCTTGTTGGTTTGGCTAATTGGCTAATGGAAAATTTACCCGACGAGATGCTGAACATAAGGCATATGATGATTTTGCTTTTTACTAGTAGTTTGTTTGGCTAATTGGTGGCATTATGTAGTTTTTGCAGCTTACTTCAATCATCCGAAGGTTAAGCAGTAATTGAGAATTTGAGATAAAGGTGTCTTTGCGAGCTTGTACAAGAGAGGGGAGATTTAGAACTACATGATGAATATTTGTATTGTCAAAATTCTTAAGGCGGAGATAGTAATATTGGCACAGGTAGGAAAGATTTAGCAGTAATTATATTAAGGCTATGTTCGGTTCCTTGGGATTAAACCCCCAAGGGGAACCTATCCAGGGAGGGATTGAGTGAATCCCTCCCATGTCACTTAATCCCTGTGGGATGAATTCCCTTGATTTTCCTAATCCTGTTTTCAAAACGTTTGTTCGGAGAGGGAATGGCGTAGTCGTGCCCCCGGTCGCTCTGCCCCAGGGGTGACGCGGGCGGCGATTCAAgccgcgccgccccctccctccccctgcTCTccccagcctcgccgccgcccgagtagccgccggcaaagccagGCGGAAGCAAGGAAGGCGGCGGGGGGGCTTTCCATCTCCCTCGCTCGTGGTCAAGGCGGCTGGGGAACTGACGTGACCGGACGACGGGagtgaggcgacggcgacggcgtccaaCTCCGGCGCTGCCGAGCACGGATCCAGCCCTCTCTTGGCCGGATCTGGTGCTCCCACCGGCGGGAGTCGTGGGGGACGGCGGGATCCGCCACCATCCCGCCTGGaagcgacgacgccgcggcctgCGAAGGTGCGAAGGAGAGGTGGGGGCTGGCGCGCCCTTGCCAGTGCAGAGACAACAGCCGTGGCGGGAGACCGGTGACGGTGTGCGATGCCATCGTCGGGacagtcggcgacggcggcgaggcagagtGGCGCGGGGCttggcgacgacggcagcgaaATCCCCCAGATCCGTGCCAACTCGGCCAGATCTAGACGGCAGCTAGCTGTCacggctgtggcggcggcggcatcggcggacACGGCGTCAGGGCGGCTCCTAGCTGCTTGCTGGTGGACGTTTTGCTGGTGGAGGCCAACTCCTTCCCCTTTGCTGGTGGAGGGCAACGGCGCAGTGGCAGGACGTTTTGCTAGTGGAGGCCGACTCCTTCCCCTTGCTGGTGGAGGGCAACAGCGCAGCGGCGGTttgcggaggcggtggctggcgtcggtggcagcggcgacgacggccgtgactgtggaggcggtggcgacgtcggcggcggggaaggagtcgggtgcgaggcgaggatggcgacggcgaggtggctgggcgttcggcagcagcggctgtggtggtggtgaccgtgtctgcggtcaccggaggcatggcggcctTGGACGactagccgagggcgtgggaGATGGCTGCATCTGGTCGGCGTGGCATCGTTtggtggaggggtcggagaccggctttgCGCAGAGaagcgcagccgatggcagcggaggccggctcggcgcgagaggcgcgggcggcggagatggaggccggattggcgcgagaggcgcagccgatggagggaggccggattggcgcgagaggcgcgtccggtggaggaggccggcttggcgcagagaggcgcggccggcggtggaggaggcgacctaggtgtgaCGAGGAGCTGCCGATGGGTGTGGTGGTCTTCGACGCACGAAGGCTGGTTGGCgggggacgccggtgcaggggtctCACATGTCGGCaaagcttgtgtggtggtggagcatcggtgcctCAGAcgtggattcgcaggtggtgagcagcgggtgaaaacccagttCGGCCTTGGTTGGACTGACAACGATgatccccctcctgagggcatcgttgtgctgtctcacccctcaagggtggttgccgTGCGAAAGCCCAGTCTTAGCTCCTTTGAGTCCcgacggacgacggcggcggttttccgtcgcttctcttcttgaagacgtcgtttttgGCATTCCCTGGGGGCGTTCTCGTCTGTgtccctttgttggtctagtggcggtcggtcacgTTTAGCAGCGGCTGGTCCGGTGTTAGCCTTCTCCTTggcttgtgtgttggcgatgtcggcgtgtgggtggtggtatagtttttcttttttcctggttacgaccctcctgggttgtaatcttgtaattttttcctgctctatcaatagaacttcacaTCGTCTTGTCTTGTACGAGTCGTTCAAGAAAAAAACGTTTGTTCGGTTTTGGCTTGGTGCGCCTCCTTAAATCCCGTGCCAAGGCAGCAATAggcaacagcaacaacaaagGACTGGTGCTTTCCTGCTTCAACGTTGCACGCTGTCCATTGAGTTTAGAATAGCAAAATTGATTTTCAGGTTGGCAGTTTAGTTTAgaatagcaaaaaaatattgCAAACCGATATTTTTGTATAAGTGAAAAGTGCAACATGAATGAAATTACacttcagtaaaaaaaatattgcagtAACCTCATTAATTACGCGAAAACCACATTGATTAATcattaaaacaaaattat comes from the Oryza glaberrima chromosome 9, OglaRS2, whole genome shotgun sequence genome and includes:
- the LOC127784654 gene encoding uncharacterized protein LOC127784654, with the protein product MRRLTLVDVGGGGQALTLGGARRERRASATPTPATTQHAPPMPGGPSRVADADDDDELSHLLSLAEANLNARHLRAAHKHAPRTAHLNPDSPRGSLLLTAISVLVADHSFHRATLLQPDSDSQGSHLSPSALRRYYTSLRSGPLSSSPVIFSTIKEALRCVADAYAAPALVSLPHRPACSARHHAAGFAPCLTVAPLRPPPPRRLRAPSSHSAWLLPRSCPIPHAFSAHLYSSPCSRSSSSISPCSQPPPFPYAVSPPPLHRRPAIRPPCPGDLLPTASRPET